The Heyndrickxia vini genome contains a region encoding:
- the ilvA gene encoding threonine ammonia-lyase IlvA, with protein MSQEMVKAKTVHVEDILIAYQQLKDIVAHTPLQKNERLSEKYQCNVYLKREDLQFVRSFKLRGAYYKIKSIENVAREKGVICASAGNHAQGVAYTCRDLGIHGKIFMPQTTPKQKIDQVKMFGREFVEVVLTGDTFDDSSASAFKCADQEGRVFIHPFDDENVIAGQGTVAVEILNDVEEAPDYVFASIGGGGLMSGISTYIKSVTPLTKLIGVEPSGASSMKASIQNGAVHSLSHIDKFVDGAAVKCVGQKTFEICNRLVDDIIPVPEGKVCTAILELYNEHAIVAEPAGALPIAALDYYKDQIKGNPSFVLLVEEITILAECKKSKKNHLFMKGYFITLS; from the coding sequence ATGAGTCAAGAAATGGTGAAAGCAAAAACAGTACATGTGGAAGACATTTTAATTGCGTATCAACAGCTAAAAGATATTGTGGCGCATACACCATTACAAAAAAATGAACGGTTATCAGAAAAATATCAATGTAATGTGTACTTAAAAAGGGAAGACCTACAATTTGTCCGTTCATTTAAACTTAGAGGTGCCTATTATAAGATTAAGTCAATTGAAAATGTTGCACGGGAAAAAGGAGTAATTTGTGCAAGTGCCGGGAATCACGCCCAGGGAGTAGCCTATACATGTCGTGATCTAGGTATTCATGGAAAGATTTTTATGCCGCAAACAACCCCTAAACAAAAAATTGACCAAGTAAAAATGTTTGGCCGGGAATTTGTCGAGGTCGTTCTTACCGGGGATACATTTGACGATTCTTCAGCAAGTGCATTTAAATGTGCAGATCAAGAAGGAAGAGTATTTATTCATCCTTTTGATGACGAAAATGTCATTGCCGGTCAAGGGACGGTTGCTGTAGAAATTTTAAATGATGTGGAAGAAGCTCCTGATTATGTTTTTGCCAGTATCGGCGGGGGCGGGTTAATGTCCGGCATTAGTACATACATAAAAAGTGTTACGCCCTTAACAAAGCTGATTGGAGTAGAACCTAGTGGTGCTTCAAGCATGAAGGCATCTATCCAAAATGGGGCTGTACATTCACTTTCTCATATTGATAAATTTGTTGATGGTGCTGCCGTAAAGTGTGTAGGGCAAAAAACTTTCGAAATCTGCAATCGATTAGTAGATGATATTATTCCTGTTCCGGAAGGGAAGGTATGTACAGCTATTTTAGAGTTATACAATGAACATGCGATTGTAGCGGAACCAGCAGGGGCACTGCCAATTGCAGCACTTGATTATTATAAAGATCAAATCAAAGGAAATCCATCGTTTGTGTTATTAGTGGAGGAAATAACGATATTGGCAGAATGCAAGAAATCAAAGAAAAATCACTTATTCATGAAGGGTTACTTTATTACTTTATCGTAG
- a CDS encoding nucleotide excision repair endonuclease, producing the protein MIKIDIPKADVIITKKKPLEDVKDHKISSEYGFTEFRQISREKGGIILFYNDKDELLFVGKARKLRQRVTKHFDDNVSAIKKHRDEVQKIAVVYVENPMEREIYETYIINKFQAKYNIDKVFYK; encoded by the coding sequence ATGATAAAAATCGATATACCTAAAGCGGATGTAATTATTACAAAAAAGAAACCACTAGAGGATGTAAAAGATCATAAAATAAGTAGTGAGTATGGATTTACAGAATTCAGACAAATTTCAAGAGAAAAAGGCGGAATCATCCTTTTTTATAATGATAAAGATGAACTTTTATTTGTTGGAAAAGCTAGAAAGCTCCGTCAACGAGTAACAAAGCATTTTGATGATAATGTATCAGCGATTAAAAAACACCGAGATGAAGTTCAAAAAATCGCAGTAGTTTATGTTGAGAATCCAATGGAAAGAGAAATATATGAAACCTATATCATTAATAAATTTCAAGCAAAATATAATATAGATAAAGTATTTTATAAGTAA
- the rbsB gene encoding ribose ABC transporter substrate-binding protein RbsB — MKKLLVLLMSLTMILLGACSMQPPNWAKPAKKNNLKNIKIGLSVSTLNNPFFVSLKNGVVKEAKTKGIDVIVIDAQNDSAKQVNDVQDLLQKGVDALLINPTDSAAISTAVQSANDIGIPVITLDRSADKGKVESLVASDNVKGGQMAAEYIVDQLGKNANVVELEGVPGASATRERGKGFHNVADKQLKVVEKQSAHFDRTEGLNVMENIIQGNPDVQAVFAHNDEMALGALEAINSSGKDILVVGFDGNDDALKSIKDGKLNATVAQQPELIGKLAVNAAGDVLQGKKVEKNIPAPLKLVTKK; from the coding sequence ATGAAAAAATTACTTGTGCTTCTTATGTCCTTAACTATGATTCTACTGGGAGCTTGTTCGATGCAGCCTCCTAACTGGGCAAAGCCAGCTAAGAAAAATAATTTAAAAAATATTAAAATTGGATTATCTGTTTCCACTTTAAATAACCCATTTTTCGTATCATTGAAAAATGGTGTTGTTAAAGAAGCGAAAACAAAGGGAATCGATGTAATTGTAATTGATGCTCAAAATGATTCTGCTAAGCAAGTGAATGATGTTCAGGATTTATTGCAAAAGGGTGTAGATGCACTATTAATTAATCCTACAGACTCTGCTGCAATTTCAACAGCAGTTCAATCCGCGAATGATATTGGCATCCCTGTTATAACGCTCGACCGTTCAGCTGATAAAGGGAAAGTTGAATCATTGGTTGCGTCTGACAATGTTAAAGGTGGTCAAATGGCAGCAGAATATATAGTTGATCAGCTTGGTAAAAATGCAAATGTAGTAGAATTAGAAGGTGTTCCAGGAGCTTCCGCAACACGGGAGCGTGGAAAAGGATTTCACAATGTTGCAGATAAACAGTTAAAAGTGGTTGAAAAGCAATCGGCACACTTTGACAGAACAGAAGGATTAAACGTAATGGAAAATATTATTCAAGGAAATCCGGATGTACAAGCCGTATTTGCACATAATGATGAAATGGCTCTCGGTGCGCTTGAAGCAATTAACAGCTCAGGTAAGGATATACTTGTTGTTGGATTTGATGGGAATGACGATGCACTAAAATCGATTAAAGATGGAAAATTAAATGCAACCGTAGCCCAACAACCAGAACTAATCGGTAAACTTGCCGTTAACGCAGCTGGCGATGTCCTGCAAGGGAAAAAAGTTGAAAAGAATATCCCAGCACCATTGAAGCTAGTTACGAAAAAATAA
- the rbsC gene encoding ABC transporter permease — MKSASETKTIRKVNHVDNMMQKLGPLLGFIILVIIVSILNPSFLQPLNILNLLRQVAINALIAYGMTFVILTGGIDLSVGSILALSSALMAGMMVSGLDPILAIIIGCLLGGVMGMVNGLLITKGKMAPFIATLATMTVFRGLTLVYTDGNPITGLSDSLLFQLFGRGYFLGIPVPAITMIITFVILYVILHKTPFGRKTYAIGGNEKAALISGIKVPRVKIMIYSLAGLLSALAGAILISRLDSAQPTAGTSYELDAIAAVVLGGTSLSGGRGKIFGTLIGALIIGTLNNGLNLLGVSSFYQMVVKGIVILIAVLLDRKKSA, encoded by the coding sequence ATGAAGTCTGCTAGCGAAACAAAGACAATCAGAAAAGTCAATCATGTAGATAATATGATGCAAAAGCTTGGCCCTCTCTTGGGATTTATCATACTAGTCATTATCGTGTCGATTTTGAACCCAAGTTTTTTACAGCCTTTAAATATATTAAATTTACTAAGACAGGTAGCGATAAATGCATTAATTGCTTATGGGATGACGTTTGTTATTCTTACAGGTGGAATTGATTTATCAGTAGGTTCGATTTTGGCACTATCCAGTGCATTGATGGCGGGAATGATGGTGTCAGGGTTAGATCCTATTCTTGCTATTATTATCGGATGCCTTTTAGGTGGAGTCATGGGGATGGTAAACGGTTTACTCATTACGAAAGGTAAGATGGCACCATTCATCGCCACATTGGCTACGATGACGGTTTTTAGAGGATTAACATTAGTATATACCGATGGAAATCCGATAACAGGTTTAAGTGATAGCTTATTGTTTCAATTATTTGGACGAGGATACTTTTTAGGAATACCCGTTCCTGCGATTACGATGATCATTACATTTGTCATTTTATATGTAATTCTTCATAAGACACCATTTGGTCGTAAAACATATGCAATTGGAGGAAATGAAAAAGCAGCGCTAATTTCTGGAATAAAAGTTCCACGTGTAAAAATAATGATTTACTCATTAGCTGGACTTTTATCAGCATTAGCTGGTGCTATATTAATTTCACGTTTGGATTCAGCGCAACCGACAGCAGGTACTTCTTATGAGCTTGATGCAATCGCAGCTGTTGTTCTTGGTGGAACAAGCTTGTCAGGCGGACGCGGTAAAATATTTGGTACACTAATCGGTGCATTAATAATAGGAACATTGAATAATGGATTAAATTTACTAGGTGTTTCATCATTTTATCAAATGGTTGTCAAAGGGATCGTCATTTTAATTGCTGTCTTACTAGACCGTAAAAAATCAGCATAG